A window of Chelmon rostratus isolate fCheRos1 chromosome 18, fCheRos1.pri, whole genome shotgun sequence genomic DNA:
CGTCTTAGCGGTTAGCCTGTGGGGTGTGTTCATGAACTGAAAGTGTTTCCTGTCGTCTTCCTTCAGGTCGTTCAGGACTCAGATGGGGGTGAACCTCCTGAGGAGAGAGTCTGCTCTCCACCTGTCAGTAAGGTGGGTTTGGtgactgtcagctgtgtgtttggctttAAAACACGGCGGCTGACCTCAGACTGAGTTTAACGAGCTCTCAGACGCTGTGATTGGTCACAGCTGAGCTCTTCTTATTTTTAAGACTTTGTGACGAGacttttattaaaatgtttcatataCGTTTGGCTCAAAATCAGGTTTTTTAAATCCTTCGACTCCGATGAGGAAACATTCCTTTAAACAGTAACTCCACACGATCCAGTATGAACACCgtcagtaaaaacaacaagtcaGCCAGAACTGAACGGCATCGTTTATCTTTAAAGATGATTTTAAGTCAGAACTATCGATACTATCAAACTACCTGGACTGCAGGTGTACCTAATGAAATGGCCGAGTGTAATGTCAGGTGACTGACAGCCTGTCAGGAAGCTGACAGTGTTCCTGTCCTGTCGATCACAGATCCCCAGATATAAAGGCCAGAGTCTGAGAGGACAGACAGCGGCGAAGGTAACGAGGTGAAGAGCTGATCTGTGATCAGCTTCATGCTAACACTCACTCTCATGATGAACAGCACCTCTGCGCACTAACTCTGTCATCCACGTGTTGCTTTGAGTACTTTCTACACCATCAGAAACTCTTTAACCCCCTCAGCCCCAGCTGAAGGCGGCGGCCGCTCATACGTGAGCTGATTGGTCCGTCTCGCTGTCAGGAGACACCTCAGCAGCTCTTGTCCTCATGAACAAATTGAACTGTCCTGATTGGCTGtaaatcctctgtgtgtgttattataatgatcaattaatcaaagTTAATGATGTCCGCGGCTGCCTGTCATTGATGATGCTTTCGTGGACTCCGCCCCTTCCAggtgttgacctttgaccccgcAGAGTCAGACAGATCAGAGACGTGTTTGATTTGACTCAGTCTTTGTCGTGTTACCTCCCAGACATCACTCATCTGTTCTGGTCTGGAATCAGATTCAGTTCTTTTCCTCTGGGCTCCATCTGATTGGTTGTTACGTTCAGGTGCATTAAAggtgtgtgcagtgcagctaAGACATGAATCAATGAAGCTTTGTTTGTATTACACCTGTAATGTAGACGAGTACAGTTCAAAGTGAGTCACAGCTGATGAGCTGATCAGAAACGCGTCAGAGGAATCAGAAGATAAAAAGATGAGACGACAGAACCAATAAGAGAAAAGATCAGAAGAAGAAcgagagaaaacagctgaacacGTGtttaaatagataaataaaacatccagATGTGAAGCCAGTTTAAACGCTCAGACGTTCAGCCGCCGTCATGACCTGAATCAAAGCTTCGTGGTTACTGATGACTTCAGGGGAGGAAAAGTGGGCGGAGAGAAAACGCTGTGACTTAAAACACACGAGAGCTGCAGTTTCACGTTAAATGAATGACTTCTGAAGCTCGTTTATCTCCCAGAAGCAGGTTTCCAAACCCTCGCCGACTCGTCGTTTTGAAGCCGGTGCAACTGaggccagacaggaagtgacgtCACGATTTTTGACTCGCTGCGCTCGTTTCATTGGGCGAGCTCTGCCGTCAGAGCTTTCACTCTGACGTCTCTGCCAGTTAAAGTAGGAGTGAAAACATGACTGTGCTTCCAGAAACTGAGCCTTAAAAGAAAAACGTAGTTTGATTCAGCAGAAGAAATGACGAAGATAAAGAGGGTGAGAgagttttctgcagctgcagctcgcCGGTACTTCAGTCTTCATGAATCCTCCAGCGCCAACATGACGTTCATCCTCAGTTCTCAgtgattaaaggataactttgttttttacaacctggaccttatttgtagcattaaatacgaccatttactcccccagacaactttggtggcatttggagtcgttttgaagaaattagccccagaggagcggcgcgtatatccgtataatgcgagtactcggggcatccatgcgcagcctctatataacgcataatctgcagaaactcgttcatattccaatatttagttctgatatgctggtgctattcccctctgagcccgtggtggcatgttatcaacatccggcgtctctaggcaactacctctgacgtggatgatgtcattaccgaacgccgggcgctgcgagcagccggccacaacacggttgactctgcggcggtcggctacgaatacgcaataacgaaccacagctgtgccaaactacagctaaactagccgaccaccggctcagaggggaacagcaccagcatatcataactaaatattggaatatgaacgagtttctgcagattatgtgttatatagaggctgcgcatggatgccccgagtactcgcattatacggatatacgcgccgctcctctggggctaatttcttcaaaacgactccaaatgccaccaaagttgtctgagggagtaaatggtcatatttaatgctacaaataaagtccaggttgtaaaaaacgagttatcctttaactgatTTCAGACCAGTGATTCACTAAACCAGGTTTAGAACTAGTGTCTCAGCTTAACTGATGTGTTCATCTGTTGCTAGGAAACACCTCTctctgtaaacaggaagtcactgtagcaTCACAAGCTAGCAGAGTTTTAGAGGCACAAAGTTAGAGTTGCCACccagttttttattttctccagcGGTCCCGGGGACAAAAACCTCTCTTGATTTCCTTCGCTGTGTCGTGTAGAGACGTCCCCCGTGCCGATGAGTCGGTCAGATTAACTGGAGTGTTATCTTCAGTCCGTTCTGTGATGATGATCGTGATGCTGAGTCGCTGTCGCTGTCTCACCTGGCTGTGGAATGTTTTGATTGGTCGTCCAGCGTCGCGCTCCgtctgtctgctcctctgtctccgtctctcttaTTTTCAAtgaccctccctgcctgtcGTCTCCTGCTGTCCACCTGCCGTCCACCTGCCGTCCACCTGTGtgccagacagacagctacCTGCAGTACACAGTACAAATGCAGTACAGATACAATACACTGTATCTGAACTGCAGTACACTGTATCTGAACTGCAGTACACTGTATCTGTACTGCAGTACACTGTATCTATACTGTAGTACACTGTATCTGTACTGCAGTACATATCTGAACTGCAGTACACTGTATCTGTACTGCAGTACACAGTATCTGTACTGCAGTACACTGTATCTGTACTGTAGTACACTGTATCTGAACTGCAGTACACTGTATCTGAACTGCAGTACACTGTGCCTGTACTGCAGTTCAGATACAGTGTACTGTGTTGTAGTCACAGCTGATTGGACAGCAGTGGATCAATCAAGCGTTCGTTCTCATTTCCTGAAGATTCTTTTCAGATTTGagtgaaatttaaatgaaaactttGATGTTTGATTGAAGcgataataaaaagaataaaaaggcAGTTTAACAAGCTTCTGCTTTAACGGGGAACATGAAACATGCACGCTGCAGCAGTCGTGGATCTGTGTTGACCTGATGGAGGTGAAGGCAGTGACTCAGCGTTTCCCTCTTTACTCTGGGCCTCCTGAACCGGAGGCCGGGTGTGGTTttcacagctgaagctgaagctgaagctgaagctgctgtgtgtctgtcgtCTGTACTGTTCTCGTCCGTCAGGACTCGGAGAGCGTGGCGTCTCTGGGTAAAGCAGACTTCCAGCAGCAGGCGTCCAACAACAGGACCCCCTCCTCCGGTCTGAAGAGGGAGCATCCGGACCTGGACCCGGAGGACGAGCCCGACGACGGAGATTCGTTCTTTGACGACCCGCTGCCCAAACCGCAGAAGACCTACGGCTGGTGAGCAcgcctgacctttgacctctgaatgaatgtgtgttttcatgttccTTTGAAAGGAGACGCACGTCGGTAGATACAGAAGTATAAACCAGACTAAAGTCATGTGTCTCGTGGCCCCGCCCCCCCCCTCAGCCGCCACATTGATGCAGTGTACAGTGAACAGTGTGAACACGGCGTCACGTTTAAAGGTTTGATGTCGAGTgaaactcttcctctctgaggGTTCGTGTTCAGATTGAGACCGCTGTCGTGTCTGAAtggtaaatgtgaagctgcttagcttagcataaagcttAGCATAAAGCTTAGCATAAAGTAGCAGCTAGCCTGGCGGTCCATGACACCACTTAGCTTCTTCATATGAAACAAACCAGAGCGAACACGGTGATCAGAGTGCTGACGGCTGGTGGACTCTGGTGTCTCTggactgtttcctgtcttcatgCTGCTGGACGGAGCTTCAGACTGTGCGGACAGGACAGTGGACTGAACCCGAGCCTCAGACCGTCAGAGAGGACCGTCCAAACAAGCTTCAGAtctgctgtctgctctctgtgtctctgctgctctgacgtTCTGTGTTTGGAGAAAAGGACTCATCAGAACGGACGAacagtcagagagagtcagtgTCACGATGTGCACTCGCTAAGTCACAGCTCAGAGAGAAACGGTCTCTGCATGAGAGTCGAAGGAGGTCATCACTCGTTCAACTGTCGGGGGGGCTTTAAAATCTCCTCGGCAGAGacgcagtgtgtgtgatgaaaatcCTGGACATCATGTCCTCTTACAGACGTCCACCCCGAGCTGCGACCACGTCACACTCGCCTCAGGATGAACTGGAGAGACCAGCGGCCAATCAGGGCCATGAAACGTGTGAAGTGTGAGAGCGTGGCATTGACAcgtctgtgaacacacacgCTGACCGACACGCTTCAGAGGTACGAAAGGTTGTGGATCCAGTAGATCacctcagccagcagctgcaaaacagGCCGCCATGGCTGCAGCATCATCCTTTGGATCAACAGTACGATCCGGACAGACAGAGACCACCAGACTCTCTTCACACAAACAGGACTTTTATCAGAATGTAAGAACGTAAAAGTCTCTAAACCCGTCGTGGTTCATCTTTTTCTGCTCCAGCAGTGATCGCTGACTCTGCTTTGGCTGAAATAAACTCTGGATGCACAGATCGATGTGACTCTACCTGCTGTTTCACCTGTTCTTTGATGGAAAGAATAGATTTAATCTGTTACAAAAGACATCCAGCTGAGTGGAGGTTGATGATGAACATCagagcaacagaagaagaaagtgatAAAGTAAAGACTTCATCAtctttgcatttaaaatgaagCTTGCAGAGTTGACGCCTGCACCCGTCTTAAAGATGACTGAAGGAGAGTCTAATGTTGTGTTGAACTTCCTGTGGAGTTCgtagttgtttttgtcttctctcGTCCTGAACTCAGAGTTCTGCTTTGACCCCGGTGTGACAGAACCACAAAGTCCTGAAACAGACACGAGATATGAAGAGATGTGTCGCATAAACCTGAAGGTAAACAATCACGTCGATCTACTGTAGGTGTGCTTTTTACCTGAAGGATGCTGCAGGTGAGACATCGCCTCCTCCAGGTGAGACATCACCTCCTCCAGTTGAGACATCGCCTCCTCCAGGTGAGACATCGCCTCCTTCAGGTGAGACATCGCCTCCTCCAGGTGAGACATCGCCTCCTCCAGGTGAGACATCGCCTCCTTCAGGTGAGACATCGCCTCCTCCAGTTGAGACATCGCCTCCTCCAGGTGAGACATCGCCTCCTCCAGGTACAGACTGGACAGTTGAAACTgtccagttttattttgataaaaTCGTCTTTCCTGTGTTAGAAAATGACATCTGGTCATGTCTTTGTCAGCACTTCACAATAAAGGCCAGACACTGCCTTCAGTTtaacatgcttttattgtgaagtatATGCAGGAAGTGATTATTCTCACTTAGAACGTgacactcttaaatactcaattctgattggtcgaTCAGAACCACACTGGCATGGCTGTCTTTTCATGTTCCTGCTCTGTCTTCAATGTCCTTGTATGTCTGTTGTGCTTTCTGTTGTCTCTTTATGTCCTCTCCTGCTTCCTTACCCCGTCCTCCCTGTCCTTCTGTCTTTACTGTCCTTCTCTGCCTGTCCTCCCTGCATTCCTTCCTCCCGTACGTCCCCCTCCTCACCCTGCAGTGTTGTCCCTCTGACGGAGGAGTGTCTCTCCGGGCCGGTCGCGTCCCCCATGAGACGAGGCAAAAGCCTCAATGAGTGAGTGTGCACGGCGCCCACGTCGGCCGTCCCGCAGCCGAAGAATGAGcccatctgtgtttgttgtgtccGAGGCCTCGTTCACACAGAGACCCCGAACAcctgaaacattaaaatgtgtaagCGATGAGTGACGAGGTCCAGCTGCTGTCCCCTTTgagacaaactgtgtttctctgtctgaaCGGTCCTGAGGCGACGTCCACATgagaccaaacaaacagaaagaccTGAAAACTCCAAGTCTGAATATTCATGGAGGACTGAGTGAACacctgcagaggtggaggaagtattcacagcctttacttcagtaaaagtactgtgaaaatactccactgccAGTAAAGATCCTGCAGGGAAAATTCCAAGTAGAGtaaaatcaggaaaatgtactgaAGGTGCAGACAAAGCGCAGTACTTCCCTCTGGAGTTAAAGTACTGCATGAAGTATCAGAGGTTGTCCTTGAGGACAGGACTAAGATGTGTCCAGGTGAGATGAACTGTGGTAATGATGAAACTGAACCAGGTGAATCAGTCCCAGTTTGAGCTGAAAACCAGTTACTGACACCAGTCTGAAGCTCGCAGGATGTCGTCAGTCGCTCACGTGAGCGTCGCCGAACTGACCGACCACAGAAgaagatgtttgtgtgtctgtgtcgtGGCTGATGTtgatttcccagcatgcaacaGTGAGACTGTAGAGGAAGTGACCAGGAGgtgtgagctgcagtgtgatgtcatcaggaggCTGATCCTGGACCTGCTCTGCTGACTCTGAGTCCGCTCTCAGGACGTCAGACTGGGTCACTGAGACCGAACTGAAGAgtcagtgaagcagctcagAGACCTGAACCCTGAGCGCGGTCTGAACCAGATCAGATCCTCCTGCATGACTGAGCACGCTCTCTGAGAACACTGTGTCCTGGACTTCAGTCTCTGTGAGGACCAGACCAGGACCAGCGAGGATCACACAGTCCTTCATCATCACTTTCCCTGTTTCCTCaatttcctttttgttcctcctccctgtccttctctctgtctctctctctctctgtctctctctgtctgtctgtctgtctctctctctggtctcaGTTTGTCTGTCCTGGCTGCTGACTCAGAGGGCGAGCGAGATGATCctctctctgaacacagtcaGACCTCTGAGCTCAGGTGAGCCACAGGTGTAcccgtccctctctctctgtctctctctctctctgtccctctctctctgtctctctcgtcCTGTGGGACCAGTCTTTGTTTGATTACAGCAAACTTAAAGGACATTGCAGGTGAAAGGTGAAAAGGACAGGTGCTCCATGAGTGCACTGCTAACGgtagctgctaacaggagctgctaacggtagctgctaacaggagctgctaacggTAGCTGCTAACAGCTGATTCTGCAGACTGTTAATGCAGACATGACTCAGCGTAACTAAAGAAACCGGCTGAGGTTTTGGTGCAGAGCGTCACTCCCTGCATTCATGGCAGCgttctacttcctgtttctgtccctccctGTAGTGTCGTTATCCCCCTGATATGTTGCACCTCCATCAGTCCTGTCTGGTTGTCAGCCGTGTCCTGAACCTCCCCCCTCAGCTGACTGTGTTCTGTTTGGATCCCAGGAAGGTGGAGACGTCCAGGACCAGAGAGAGTCCGGCAGGGTCCCCGTCTGAGACCCAGAggccagcaggaggaggaggaagcagcagctcGTCAGAGCAGAGCCACAGCAGGAACGGTCAGAGTTCAACCAACACTAACTCACATCCAGAAGTTTTTATAGCGCCCCCCAGAGGCTGCAGACTCTATTACAGCTATTCAAACACTCTGAACAGTATAACTGAAACGGACTCAGTGTTGTCAACGTCTCGTTCTCGTTCATCTGGTGacttttcttcctgcaggagcATCAAACTCCAGAGAGGGGGGCTTCAGAGACTCGAAGGCCCCGAATGATAAAACTGGATCTCTGCATTTCGGTGGGTTTCAAATGATCGTCCAGTGTTTGACTGAGTAACTTGGTGCCTTCATGGTTCCTCCGGTCGGCGTCAGAACTTGTCTGGAGTTTCTTCTCTtggtttttgtggtttttgtggtttttgtctATTTAAACTTGTTAAACTCTGTTTCACAGATGACGATGTTGAATACGACGATGACTTCAACAGGTAAGACTGACGCGATGACGCATCTACTGATTTAAAGTTTGTCTAAAGGTTCGATCACAGATTCTCTCAGTGGATCCACTGtgatcagtgtgatcagtgGATCCACTGtgatcagtgtgatcagtgGATCCACTGGATGTGATCAGTGGATCCACTGGATGGACTGATGCAGCTGTCGTAGCTCATTGGCTGCGTACACACATGGAGTACATGCCCAGAGTGTCACagtgtacatgtacacacacaatcCCACACAGGTTAAACTGTGTCACCTCTTgtagttagcagttagcagttagcatgcCCGTTAGCTTGAGGGCTTATCGTCCTCCAGTGTCTCCTCATCGACGGACGTGATGAAGTATCAGAGGAGTAAACTCAGCAGCGATGATGGAgaggctaatgctaatgctcaGCTGGCTAGCGTGTTAGCCATTAGCATGTAAGAGCAGGAGCCATGTTAAAAACTCTCTGCAGTGTTGCATTTAAGGACATCCAAGAGTTGTGGGAAGAATTAGCAGAAACTTTTGAAGGAGGTTTTTGCAAAGTAATGACTTTACGTTCAGCTTTCACTTCTTCAAAAGGCTGTTCGAGGGTTTCCACTCCACGTTCCTTTCATATTGTTGCCAAACGAGGCTTCGAGGTAGCCGCCGCTCCTCACTGTCTCATCGCtcgatgatgatgtcacagagcTTCCTCAGTGTTAACCTGCTGGAtttgtctgtgcagcagctctcagctctctgcaggctgagtCTCTCTGAGCTGAAATCAGCCTGAACACAGCTGGAAAACGGCCTGAATGCACTTTGATTGTTGTCGTTTGTTCCAGTCATCGGTCCGATCTCTCCAAGAGTGAGCTCAGCATCGGCGAGGAGATCGAGGAGGTTTCCATCGAGGGACCCGACAACAGCGACAAGGTGATCGGACGTCCAGTCGGTTTGATCTTCAGGATTTACCTGAGCGTACAGTGTCTTTAAACCGCCTGTcgctgtttgtctgttctgcagTTTGATGAAACCACTCAGGACCTGAGCGTCTCTCAGCTCAGTCAGAGTCACGGAGCCGACTACATGGAGGATGTGGCCTGACCCTCCGCCGCGCTCGGctttcccatcatgcacctCTTTGTGTCGTCAATATTTAAGTCTGTACAGTTTCAATGAGGAAATAAATGGATTTGTATTGGaggtggttttattttcctgctgaCAGGGGCTGTGGGTCCTCTCATGTTTGAGCCTCGGTGCAGCAGCATCACGataatcagctttattttttcaaagagCTTCACACAAAGCAGCGACTTCACAACAGGCtgatcaataaaacatttctggtaaacagataaaacaaagaagaaatgtttCCAGGTCGATATTTCAGTAAGTTCTTCAGATTTCAAATGTTCACTTGAACTCAAACATGAACGGATTGAGTTGGTggtgaaaggtcaaaggtctctgtgacctctgacgATGTGATGAAACTCTCAATCAGTCCTCTGTATTCACAGTCAGACGTGTTAATGCGAACTTTCaccgaacaaacacaccaaacaccTTCAATTAAACTCACGAGTCTGGACACATGTGGACATAAACTGCAGCCTGAAGTCCCCATAAACCACGTTATCACCCACCAGGAACACCCTGCTAACCTCCCTGTGCTTCATGAGTCCAGTCACAACAGCAGCCACCCAAACAAAGACCCCTATAACAACTGAAGCAACGTCCCGGCTAATCATTAGCATCAGTCATTAGCATTTCACCAACGAGACGGCAGCTATCGTTTCAAAAAGCTCATTCAGACGCGTTAAAACATTTGGAGACACATTGATGTGACTCGTGAacatctgaacacaaacacatgaatccATCCAGAAACTAGAACCACACCCGTCCTGGCGGCCCAGCCGTGACACCTGttacctgttcacctgtggaaggTTCCTGTAGCTGCCTCACACCTGCAGTTAACCTTTCAGTTCAGCATGTTAACACGTTTATGGTTCTGGCTTAAAGTTGCTTTTAAGGCGGAACTAAAGTCCGCCGCTCTGCTGTTTCACACGAGATCAATAAAACAGACACCTCATTAAGAGAGCAGTAAAAAAGTGGCAAACAAGACCAGAAGAATTTAAGGTGAGCAAGTTTCTCAAGTTCGATAAATGTTGTTTGCCTAACCAGAAGAGAGAagacggagaaagagaggagagaggaggactCAGCCCCTCTGAGTGACACGCAGCCGACGACGTTTGTTATATTTCAGGTTAAAGTTCATGCAGTGGTTTATTTTTAGCGTGttgctccacctgctccacctgttTTGGTGTCTGTACTGTCGTTGTGTCGCTGTGTGAGGAGATTAAGAGCTGTGATTATAAgacattcatatatttattaggtattattttctcttttatatcaGTTGTCACGCGTTGGTTCCCAGAATAAAGGCCTGTGGTTTAACCCCGACCTGTTCCTGGAGGAGCTCCGGTcccaaacagctgtttctggatcagtttgtttccagtcttcagttcctcctgtttgaaacgtgttgctgcatcagatccagaatcagctgatatttacagaaatcactgaagctgatgagctcagacagtaaatattttGACTCTGTGCTGTTTCCAGGTCAGTTTATATCGAggctcttcatcttcttcatcgTCAGGACTTTGCAGCTTTTTACATGATGATATTTTGAGGGTGTGAAAGAGGAAGACGtgaatcaacacacacacacacacacacacacacgtttcccTTTTATCAGCAGTGTTTCAGTCTGATCGATGTGTTGCAGccacctcacctcctcctcctcctcctcctcatcacttGAAACCAGGAGCGACACCAGCAGCACCGTCCGAGCGTCTAACCTGTGAGTTCTTctcatttattctttttctctgcttttgttctttttctttcttttcgcTCGAGCAGTCAAACCACCGTCGCTccacttcttgtttttctctctttcaggtttcatgttcagatgttttctgtctttgagtttctgttagtctgttagtttAGAGCTGAAGAGTGGCTTCAGTCCCGATGGACCCCCCCTCAGTGTTGAGCTTTGTTGGGGTTTTATCAGACTCTCGCAGACGTCCAGGTCGGTCTCGTGTCTGTTTGGGGAAATCAGTCTCAGATGATGTCATTAGTCAGATAACATCAGAGTCTCTCTGGTGAGATTTTATCTAGTTTAGAACGATGATGTATTCACATCGTGTCCGTCAGTCTGCTTCACGTCACAACTGAAgaccaaaagaaaagaaaagaaaagcccaATAAGACGTGGAAGCTTTGATTAATATCAGGTTAATATCTGCTCATCTGCTGCGTGCAGGTTATTAACATAGACATAGACATAGACAACGCAGACATGATCAGAAGCAGATTAAAACAGGTTTTCTTCTTCAGGCAGCAGAGACGTTTGGATTCACTGATTTATTTCTTCTCACTTCAAACAATCGTAATGATCAATGAAGCTGAACGTTCAATACTTTTACCGATCAGATCGTTCAAGATGCAATCAGACGTTTTGTCTTGTGACCGGAATTTAAAATCAGGGTGAAGCTGTCCTCGTCCCTGCATAGacggacacagagagacagagacagagagacagacagagagagacagacagacagagagacagacagagagagagagagacagagacagacagagagacagacagagagacagacagagagagagagagagagagacagacagacagacagacagacagagagacagagagacagagacagagagagagacagacagacagagagagagagagacagacagagagacagacagacagacagacagagacagagagagacagacagacagagagacagacagagagagagacagagagagacagacagacagacagagagacagacagagagagagagacagagacagacagagagacagacagacagagagagacagagagagagagagagagacagacagagagagagacagacaaagacagacagagacagagagagagagagacagagagagagagagacagagacagacagagagacagacagacagagagagagacagagagagacagacagacagacagacagacagacagagagagacagagacagagagagagacagacagagtacTTTAAGGAAGTCCTGTGATTTACAGGAAGTCCTTCAGTGCACTTTAACAGGTGTTTAACAGGTGAACAAACACCTGTACAGGTGAGACAGCAGGTTGTACCTGTCAGCAGTATCAGGTCATAGATTTTCATCTGTTCTTCTAAAAACCACGAGTCTGTGTCCAAAGaggtttcttttattttaatgggTTCAgattaaacaggaagtgatctcAGACTGAAACAATCATGAAACAGATCCTAAAGGAAACGCTGAGCCGGTCCAAACAGCCTGCAGACCTTCAGGTCTTCATCCTGTGTGCcgacctcttcttcttcagtctgtAGAGACGAGCTGTGGACGAGCTGCGTCTTTCTTCTTGATCTGATGTCTTGGTTTGGTCTCGTCGTCTGAAGGACTTTGTTCCAGACGGTTTGAGGCTCGTCTCAGAGCTGCTTCACATGTTGGTGCAGGAACGTCTTTGTTCTGATGACTCGACGCGGAGCtccacatcatcatcaggaCGCTGCTGATCTGAGCTCGTCTGGATGCTCTCAGCAGCTTTCTGCTCATCTGGTCTGATCGCGTTCACACCGCACAGAAACGTGGCTGCGATGTTCTCGAGCACGTTCGTCTGAATCCGTTTCCACCTCGAGGACGAGCTCCGAGTGGAACCCGg
This region includes:
- the cep43 gene encoding FGFR1 oncogene partner isoform X1; protein product: MSATEDDTELRDLLIQNLENNGVLNKLKAEMRAAVFLAMEEQDKLENKTPLINENLKKCLNTKDGRLVTSLILDFLQVFNLDFTLAVFQPEINSLNGLDGRDLVCRELGLSESEVNGNSPLLLELVRRGRHKDKQAVSAEGDNRGHISKEPSQKQVAHARKKFDSYDKDGSGSVLKEDLQRVFADLFPSLNKNMLETFISDELRAADKTFLKAVDFQMFLGFYQRLFAECRRVVVQDSDGGEPPEERVCSPPVSKIPRYKGQSLRGQTAAKDSESVASLGKADFQQQASNNRTPSSGLKREHPDLDPEDEPDDGDSFFDDPLPKPQKTYGCLSVLAADSEGERDDPLSEHSQTSELRKVETSRTRESPAGSPSETQRPAGGGGSSSSSEQSHSRNGASNSREGGFRDSKAPNDKTGSLHFDDDVEYDDDFNSHRSDLSKSELSIGEEIEEVSIEGPDNSDKFDETTQDLSVSQLSQSHGADYMEDVA
- the cep43 gene encoding FGFR1 oncogene partner isoform X2, which codes for MSATEDDTELRDLLIQNLENNGVLNKLKAEMRAAVFLAMEEQDKLENKTPLINENLKKCLNTKDGRLVTSLILDFLQVFNLDFTLAVFQPEINSLNGLDGRDLVCRELGLSESEVNGNSPLLLELVRRGRHKDKQAVSAEGDNRGHISKEPSQKQVAHARKKFDSYDKDGSGSVLKEDLQRVFADLFPSLNKNMLETFISDELRAADKTFLKAVDFQMFLGFYQRLFAECRRVVVQDSDGGEPPEERVCSPPVSKDSESVASLGKADFQQQASNNRTPSSGLKREHPDLDPEDEPDDGDSFFDDPLPKPQKTYGCLSVLAADSEGERDDPLSEHSQTSELRKVETSRTRESPAGSPSETQRPAGGGGSSSSSEQSHSRNGASNSREGGFRDSKAPNDKTGSLHFDDDVEYDDDFNSHRSDLSKSELSIGEEIEEVSIEGPDNSDKFDETTQDLSVSQLSQSHGADYMEDVA